In Cervus elaphus chromosome 29, mCerEla1.1, whole genome shotgun sequence, a single window of DNA contains:
- the LOC122686307 gene encoding interferon beta-2-like, which translates to MTYPCLLQMALLLCFSTTALSMNYSLLRFQQRRSDTVCQKLLRQLPSTPQHCLEVRMDFQVPEEMRQAQQFRKEDAVLVIYEMLQQIFGILTRDFSSTGWSETIVEDLLVELQGQMDHLEPIQKEIMQKKNFTMGDMTVPHLKKYYFNLVEYLKSKDYNSCAWAVVRAEMLRNFSFLKGLTGYLRD; encoded by the coding sequence ATGACCTACCCGTGCCTCCTCCAGATGGCTCTCCTGCTGTGTTTCTCCACCACAGCTCTCTCCATGAACTACAGCTTGCTTCGATTCCAGCAAAGGAGGAGTGACACGGTGTGTCAGAAACTCCTGCGGCAGTTACCTTCAACTCCTCAACATTGCCTCGAGGTCAGGATGGACTTCCAGGTCCCTGAGGAGATGAGGCAAGCACAGCAGTTCCGGAAGGAAGATGCCGTATTGGTCATCTATGAGATGCTCCAGCAGATCTTCGGTATTCTCaccagagacttctccagcactggCTGGTCTGAGACCATCGTTGAGGACCTCCTTGTGGAACTCCAAGGGCAGATGGATCATCTGGAGCCAATCCAGAAGGAAATCATGCAGAAGAAAAACTTCACTATGGGAGACATGACCGTTCCTCACCTGAAGAAATATTATTTCAACCTCGTGGAGTACCTGAAGTCCAAGGACTACAACAGCTGTGCCTGGGCAGTCGTGAGAGCGGAAATGCTCAGGAACTTTTCTTTCCTCAAGGGCCTAACAGGGTACCTCCGTGACTGA